TTGCCGGAAGCGTCACTCATGACGGATGGGGAAAGACCTGCGTGACCGGCGTGGTGGCGGTTGACGGTGAAGGCTGCTCAAGATAATCTGCGAATATGACGGATGAGGAGTTAAAAAGCTTGGTCGCTGACTTGGCCAAGCAACACGCCAAGACGGAGGAGACTCTGCGCCAGGTCACCCGGCGACTCGGCGGCCTGGGCAACAAATTTGGTTCATTTACCGAAGGTTTGGCCTTTGCCTCGATGCAGCGCATCCTCTTGCGGAGTTTCCACGTTGATGAAATCTCGTTTCGGCGCATCGCTCGCCGCAATGGGCACGCGCAGGAGTTCGACATGATTGGCGCGGCCAACGGTGAGCGCCCGACCGTGTATGTCGTGGAGATCAAAAGCGAACTCAATGAAGCGGAACTCCAAAAAACGGTGAAAAGACTTGAGACCTTTTTCGATTACTTCCCGATCTACCGCGGGATGAAACTCTACGGCATCATTTCCGCCGTGGACGTGCGGGGCGCGCTGGCGGACCGCGTCCACCACGAGGGGCTGTACTTGGCCACGGCCAGCGACGAGAACTTCAAGCTCGTCAAACCGCCGCGGAGTTTCAAACCGAGGATGTTCACCGTGAAATGAAGCCGGTT
This portion of the Verrucomicrobiota bacterium genome encodes:
- a CDS encoding DUF3782 domain-containing protein, which gives rise to MTDEELKSLVADLAKQHAKTEETLRQVTRRLGGLGNKFGSFTEGLAFASMQRILLRSFHVDEISFRRIARRNGHAQEFDMIGAANGERPTVYVVEIKSELNEAELQKTVKRLETFFDYFPIYRGMKLYGIISAVDVRGALADRVHHEGLYLATASDENFKLVKPPRSFKPRMFTVK